A DNA window from Streptomyces bacillaris contains the following coding sequences:
- a CDS encoding acyl-CoA thioesterase gives MTFSVDVTVRGYELDTQGHLNQAVYLQYAEHARWELLRAAGLPQEKLLADGIGPVALEVTVKYLRELRGGERVRVTCRFDYGTGKTFTLEQRILKEDGTVAAEITGVGGVLDLTARRLVPDPGGRLAALADNPDLLTG, from the coding sequence ATGACTTTCTCCGTCGATGTGACCGTGCGCGGCTACGAGCTGGACACCCAGGGCCATCTGAACCAGGCCGTCTACCTGCAGTACGCGGAACATGCCCGCTGGGAGCTGCTGCGGGCGGCCGGGCTGCCGCAGGAGAAGCTGCTCGCGGACGGGATCGGGCCGGTGGCGCTGGAGGTCACCGTGAAGTACCTGCGCGAGCTGCGTGGCGGTGAGCGGGTACGGGTGACCTGCCGCTTCGACTACGGCACGGGGAAGACGTTCACCCTGGAGCAGCGGATCCTCAAGGAGGACGGCACGGTGGCCGCCGAGATCACCGGCGTGGGCGGCGTCCTGGACCTGACCGCCCGCCGCCTCGTCCCGGACCCGGGTGGCCGGCTGGCCGCCCTGGCGGACAACCCGGATCTGCTCACGGGCTGA